The Perca fluviatilis chromosome 24, GENO_Pfluv_1.0, whole genome shotgun sequence genome has a window encoding:
- the trak2 gene encoding trafficking kinesin-binding protein 2 isoform X4, translating into MAKTYNDIEVVSHLLAERDRDLELAARIGQSLLQRNHLLQERNEALEEQLAQALDQVHQLQHELSKKDELLRMVASASEESETDSSVSTPLRPPQLLGGTAAAALSQLESLQSKLQELEEENLSLRSEACQLKSDTITYEEKEQQLVSDCVKELRESNSQMVSLTDELSQKNEELLRHQEEIAQLLSQIVELQHRVKELALEKEELRIHLQASKDSQRQLTAELDELADRNAECVEMLHEAQEEIKDLRSKNAPSAGLRRHLSYGLYPMDSLAAEIEGTMRRELSVEEEPASLDQRVSLKKVFQTVRSINATASRPASATPPIPGSGQSSLVMTAQPFTSTQGDEVPIGQPGCPGGNDLTRALHRLSLRRQNFLCERQFFQAEREKKLQSLAGAEGDVESSGCSSPMGSMLSSFSNLSELSFGSSVFKTFLPEKLQIVKPMEGSLTLHHWQQLAKPHLATILDPHPGVVTKGFCPLVQDAVYRLSDMEEDEEDEEHRGVQEKGAAERGKEEEDEEEGGITFKVRFSSTPDERKDRKQLMSPLPVPPLSPTLPTSPGTPATSSSARSELHLTPAPQHGTEKSSSSSQPISGACTTVVQSQSQICISTSTTTTTTSSYVQNPGKCPGSTSSTYTFTTCCILHPSDITQVTQSSQSSLMANTPSSMRTGPSTPVTPCRLSLGDCFPPRRPPVPTRGLAKLVLERGISAQVSTDTPPPSPKQTPRQPLFHLLPNTPPNSPSHSPSPSPVPPESHQHPADNFLASRPAELFLQDVYGLNLGRAPHPDLPSYSQETLTHVPSLKSGRARPDLGLVERLRRLGFTKVLQGAESEASAPRQDAATFVSAGGGSLLDGLRRNQSLPAMIGARAGKSAGHPTPPPPHPTTLDIPAPPWGNPKERRRHLASVSHFPSSSAKR; encoded by the exons ATGGCCAAGACTTACAATGACATCGAAGTGGTCTCGCACCTTTTGGCCGAG CGGGACAGAGACTTGGAGCTGGCAGCTCGGATTGGGCAGTCCCTTCTGCAGAGGAACCACCTGCTGCAGGAACGCAACGAGGCCTTAGAGGAGCAGCTGGCACAGGCCTTAGACCAG GTTCACCAGCTGCAGCACGAGCTCAGTAAGAAGGACGAGTTGCTGCGGATGGTGGCCAGCGCCTCGGAGGAGAGCGAGACGGACTCCAGCGTGTCCACGCCGCTGCGCCCGCCTCAGCTGCTGGGGGGAACCGCCGCCGCGGCACTCAGCCAGCTGGAGTCTCTGCAGAGCAAGCtgcaggagctggaggaggagaaccTGTCACTGAGGTCGGAG GCTTGCCAACTGAAGAGCGACACCATCACCTATGAGGAGAAAGAGCAGCAGCTAGTGAGCGACTGTGTGAAGGAGCTCC GTGAGTCCAACAGCCAGATGGTGTCTCTGACGGATGAACTGTCTCAGAAGAACGAGGAGCTGCTCAGACACCAGGAGGAAATCGCCCAGCTGCTCTCCCAGATAGTGGAGCTGCAACACCGAGTGAAGGAG ctggctCTGGAGAAAGAGGAGCTGAGGATCCACCTGCAGGCATCTAAAGATTCTCAGAGGCAGCTCACAGCAGAG CTGGACGAGTTGGCAGACAGGAATGCGGAGTGTGTAGAGATGCTCCATGAAGCCCAGGAGGAGATTAAAGACCTTCGCAGTAAAAACGCTCCCTCTGCCGGGCTGCGAAGGCACCTTTCCTACGGCCTCTACCCCATG gactcTCTGGCAGCAGAGATCGAGGGCACCATGAGGAGAGAGCTGAGTGTAGAGGAGGAGCCTGCCTCTCTGGACCAAAG AGTATCCCTGAAGAAAGTCTTTCAAACAGTCCGCTCCATCAACGCCACAGCATCGCGGCCGGCGTCGGCCACCCCTCCTATCCCTGGCTCAGGACAGAGCTCTCTAGTGATGACCGCACAGCCCTTTACGTCCACTCAGGG CGATGAGGTTCCAATTGGCCAGCCTGGCTGTCCAGGAGGAAACGACCTGACCAGAGCCCTGCACCGGCTGTCGCTGCGGCGACAGAACTTCCTGTGCGAGCGTCAGTTCTTCCAGGCGGAGCGCGAGAAGAAGCTGCAGTCCCTGGCGGGGGCCGAGGGAGACGTGGAGAGCAGCGGCTGCAGCTCACCAATGGGCAGCATGCTCTCGTCCTTCTCCAACCTGTCCGAACTCTCCTTCGGTTCCAGTGTTTTCAAGACCTTCCTGCCGGAGAAGCTTCAGATTGTCAAGCCCATGGAAG GCTCACTGACGCTCCATCATTGGCAGCAGCTGGCTAAACCACACCTGGCCACCATCTTGGACCCCCACCCTGGGGTGGTGACCAAAGGTTTCTGCCCACTGGTTCAGGACGCTGTCTACCGCTTGTCTGATATGGAGGAGGACGAAGAGGACGAAGAGCACAGAGGTGTCCAGGAGAAGGGGGCAGCAGAGCGGGgcaaggaagaggaggacgaggaggaagGCGGGATCACCTTCAAGGTGCGCTTTTCGTCTACCCCAGACgaaaggaaagacagaaagCAATTGATGTCGCCTCTCCCTGTCCCGCCTCTCTCCCCCACCCTGCCGACATCCCCCGGAACACCGGCCACGTCCTCCTCCGCCAGATCAGAACTCCATCTGACCCCCGCACCCCAACACGGCACGGAGAAATCCAGCTCATCATCTCAGCCCATTTCAGGAGCCTGTACAACAGTGGTCCAATCACAAAGTCAGATTTGCATCTccacatcaacaacaacaacaacaacgtctTCTTATG TCCAAAATCCAGGGAAGTGTCCGGGCTCCACCTCCTCTACCTACACCTTCACGACCTGCTGCATCCTGCACCCCAGTGACATCACACAGGTCACCCAAAG TTCTCAGTCGTCCCTCATGGCCAACACACCCAGCTCCATGAGGACAGGTCCCAGTACCCCTGTGACTCCTTGCAGGCTGAGTCTGGGGGACTGCTTTCCCCCCCGACGCCCCCCTGTGCCCACCCGCGGTCTGGCCAAGCTGGTCCTGGAGAGGGGCATTTCTGCACAAGTCTCCACTGACACCCCTCCTCCATCCCCGAAACAAACACCCCGGCAGCCCCTCTTCCACCTCCTCCCAAACACGCCCCCCAACTCCCCCTCACACTCACCTTCTCCCTCCCCGGTGCCCCCGGAGTCCCACCAGCACCCGGCGGACAATTTCCTAGCCTCGCGGCCGGCAGAACTTTTCCTCCAGGACGTTTATGGGTTGAATCTGGGCCGCGCCCCCCATCCCGATCTGCCAAGCTATTCCCAGGAAACTCTAACCCATGTCCCGTCCCTTAAGTCAGGTCGAGCCAGGCCTGACCTCGGCCTAGTGGAGAGGCTTCGGCGGTTGGGATTCACCAAGGTGCTCCAGGGAGCAGAGTCCGAGGCTTCGGCGCCACGCCAGGATGCTGCTACTTTTGTGTCAGCCGGCGGAGGGAGCCTGCTGGACGGCCTGAGGCGCAACCAGAGCCTCCCGGCCATGATTGGTGCCCGAGCGGGGAAGTCAGCCGGTCACCcgacacctcctcctcctcaccccaCCACCCTGGACATCCCCGCACCACCTTGGGGAAACCCCAAAGAACGGCGCCGGCATCTTGCCTCTGTCTCCCATTTCCCGTCAAGTTCAGCCAAACGCTAA